A window of the Hordeum vulgare subsp. vulgare chromosome 5H, MorexV3_pseudomolecules_assembly, whole genome shotgun sequence genome harbors these coding sequences:
- the LOC123398590 gene encoding RHOMBOID-like protein 10, chloroplastic, whose amino-acid sequence MAPWLLLPSFPWPPPPPPGSSSGRGGGGGGGDGGDWKPNVVAAVAGVHLGRSLRRRFSSLLCSPEVRSLDVLPRIGDIWFGGSQPIDTHQVLGALGNVFSTSFVCSSALFGGNRSGGRYVGSGNLQPRRPRGINSKKRLWTNVLLAVNILAYIAQIASQGKLIMWGAKVNSLIDRGEFWRLATSTILHGNLTHLAFNCFSLNSIGPTVELVTGPKRFLAVYFTSALAGSLMSYRYCQSPSVGASGAIFGLVGAYAVYTWRHRKLLGHGRESLEQIARVVILNMGMGLLSRGIDNWGHLGGLLGGVAAAWFLGPAWQNQYVAKEGRMVFKDRAPIHQLIGGKRSR is encoded by the exons ATGGCGCCGTGGctgctgctcccctccttcccgtggcctcccccgccccctcccggatcctcctctggacgcggcggcggaggcgggggAGGCGACGGCGGAGATTGGAAGCCGAACGTCGTCGCGGCGGTCGCCGGCGTCCACCTCGGCCGCTCCCTCCGCCGTCGCTTCTCCAGCCTCCTCTGCTCGCCG GAGGTGCGGTCTCTTGATGTCTTGCCCAGAATAGGAGACATTTGGTTTGGAGGATCACAGCCAATTGACACACACCAAGTTCTTGGGGCGCTGGGAAATGTATTCTCCACATCGTTTGTTTGCAGCTCTGCTTTGTTCGGTGGGAATAGGTCAGGTGGGAGATACGTCGGTAGCGGAAATTTACAGCCCAGAAGGCCTCGTGGGATCAACTCGAAGAAGAGGCTGTGGACTAATGTCCTTCTTGCTGTTAACATCCT GGCCTATATCGCTCAGATAGCATCACAAGGAAAGCTTATTATGTGGGGAGCAAAG GTCAACAGCCTGATTGATAGAGGGGAATTTTGGCGTTTGGCTACATCAACAATTCTTCATGGAAATCTTACTCATCTTGCT TTCAATTGTTTTTCTTTGAATTCGATTGGCCCTACCGTGGAGCTCGTTACTGGCCCTAAAAGATTTCTTGCTGTTTATTTCACTTCCGCGTTGGCAG GTTCGCTAATGAGTTATCGCTATTGTCAATCACCTTCTGTTGGCGCATCAGGGGCCATTTTTGGACTG GTTGGTGCCTATGCTGTTTATACATGGAGGCACAGAAAGCTTTTGGGGCATGGAAGGGAAAGTTTAGAGCAGATCGCACGTGTGGTTATCTTAAATATG GGTATGGGTCTCCTTTCAAGGGGCATTGACAACTGGGGTCAT CTCGGAGGCTTGCTCGGGGGAGTGGCTGCGGCATGGTTCCTTGGTCCAGCTTGGCAAAATCAGTATGTAGCAAAGGAGGGAAGGATGGTATTCAAAGACAGGGCGCCCATTCACCAGCTAATAGGCGGTAAAAGATCACGGTAA